The following are encoded together in the Flavobacterium haoranii genome:
- a CDS encoding ATP-dependent helicase, with product MEQYISQLNEAQRAPVLQKDGPMIVIAGAGSGKTRVLTMRIAYLMSQGVDAFNILALTFTNKAAREMKNRIASIVGNNEAKNLWMGTFHSVFAKILRIEADKLGYPSNFTIYDTQDSVRLIGAIIKEMQLDKDVYKPKQVLGRISSYKNSLITVKAYFNNPELQEADAMSKKPRLGEIYQNYVERCFKSGAMDFDDLLLKTNELLNRFPDVLAKYQDRFRYILVDEYQDTNHSQYLIVRALSDRFQNICVVGDDAQSIYAFRGANINNILNFQKDYDGVQMYRLEQNYRSTRNIVEAANDVIDKNKTKLEKVVWTDNEEGPKIKVHRSLTDSEEGRFVASTIFEQKMQNQLPNNHFAVLYRTNAQSRSIEDALRKRDIPYRIYGGLSFYQRKEIKDVLAYLRLVVNPKDEEALVRVINYPARGIGDTTVEKLTVTANHYKRSIFEVMEHIDKIDLKLNSGTKAKLQDFVTMIKSFQIINENQDAFYLTDHVTKKTGLVQELKKDGTPEGIARIENIEELLNGIKDFTEGQKEVDGARGSLAEFLEDVALATDLDKDTGDDDRVALMTIHLAKGLEFPHVFIVGMEEDLFPSAMSMNTRSELEEERRLFYVALTRAEHQAYLTYAQSRYRWGKLVDSEPSRFIEEINDRFLDYLNPENVGNYRYKPMMDIDIFGDVDKSKLRLAKPVNSAPPKYLENPSEKPNIRKLKPVSGIKTQATTNLFDSSLVVGNVVMHERFGKGEVISLEGVGADKKAEIKFDVGGVKKLLLKFAKLDVIG from the coding sequence ATAGAGCAATATATTAGCCAACTCAACGAAGCGCAACGTGCACCAGTTTTACAAAAAGACGGACCAATGATTGTTATTGCAGGTGCGGGCTCGGGTAAAACTCGTGTTTTAACTATGCGTATTGCTTATTTAATGAGTCAAGGTGTAGATGCTTTTAATATTTTAGCGCTTACTTTTACTAACAAAGCTGCTCGCGAAATGAAAAATCGTATTGCGAGTATTGTTGGTAATAACGAAGCAAAAAACTTATGGATGGGAACATTTCACTCGGTTTTTGCTAAAATTCTAAGAATAGAAGCTGATAAATTAGGTTATCCTTCAAACTTTACAATTTATGATACTCAAGATTCGGTTCGTTTAATTGGTGCTATCATCAAAGAAATGCAATTAGATAAAGATGTCTACAAACCAAAACAAGTTTTAGGCCGTATTTCTTCTTATAAAAACTCATTAATCACTGTTAAAGCTTATTTCAATAATCCAGAATTACAAGAGGCTGATGCCATGAGTAAAAAACCTCGTTTAGGAGAAATTTATCAAAATTACGTAGAACGTTGTTTTAAATCGGGTGCCATGGATTTTGATGATTTATTATTGAAAACTAATGAATTATTAAATCGTTTTCCAGATGTCTTAGCAAAATATCAAGACAGATTTAGATATATTTTAGTAGATGAGTACCAAGATACCAACCATTCACAGTATTTAATAGTTCGAGCGCTTTCAGACAGATTCCAAAACATTTGTGTTGTAGGTGACGATGCTCAAAGTATTTATGCATTTCGTGGTGCAAACATTAATAATATTTTAAATTTCCAAAAAGATTACGATGGTGTTCAAATGTATCGATTAGAGCAAAATTATCGTTCAACTCGAAACATTGTAGAAGCAGCAAATGACGTAATTGATAAAAATAAAACAAAACTAGAAAAAGTAGTTTGGACGGATAATGAAGAAGGACCAAAAATTAAAGTGCACCGCAGTTTAACCGATAGTGAGGAAGGAAGATTTGTAGCTTCAACTATTTTTGAACAAAAAATGCAAAATCAGTTACCTAACAATCATTTTGCAGTTTTGTACAGAACCAATGCACAATCACGTTCTATTGAAGATGCTTTGCGAAAAAGAGATATTCCTTATAGAATTTATGGAGGTCTTTCCTTTTATCAACGTAAAGAAATTAAAGATGTTTTAGCTTATTTACGATTAGTTGTAAATCCTAAAGATGAAGAAGCTTTAGTTCGTGTTATTAATTATCCCGCAAGAGGAATTGGAGATACAACTGTCGAAAAATTAACAGTAACAGCAAATCATTATAAGCGTTCTATTTTCGAAGTAATGGAACATATCGATAAGATTGATTTAAAATTAAATTCTGGAACAAAAGCTAAATTACAAGATTTTGTAACAATGATTAAAAGCTTTCAAATCATTAATGAAAATCAAGATGCTTTTTATTTAACAGACCATGTTACCAAAAAAACTGGATTGGTTCAAGAACTTAAAAAAGATGGTACTCCAGAAGGAATTGCTAGAATTGAAAATATTGAAGAATTACTAAATGGTATTAAAGATTTCACGGAAGGTCAAAAAGAAGTTGATGGAGCAAGAGGTTCGTTAGCCGAGTTTTTAGAAGATGTAGCTTTGGCAACCGATTTAGATAAAGATACTGGCGATGATGATCGAGTGGCTTTAATGACAATTCACTTAGCAAAAGGATTAGAATTTCCTCACGTATTCATTGTAGGAATGGAAGAAGATTTGTTTCCAAGTGCTATGAGTATGAATACCAGAAGTGAGTTAGAGGAGGAGCGACGATTGTTTTATGTAGCATTAACGCGTGCAGAACATCAAGCTTACTTAACATATGCACAATCTCGTTACCGATGGGGAAAATTAGTAGATAGTGAACCTTCTAGATTTATTGAAGAAATAAATGACCGCTTTTTAGATTATTTAAATCCCGAAAATGTTGGAAATTATCGTTATAAACCTATGATGGATATCGATATTTTTGGAGATGTAGATAAATCTAAATTAAGATTGGCAAAACCTGTAAATAGTGCACCACCAAAATATTTAGAAAACCCTTCTGAAAAACCAAATATTAGAAAGTTAAAACCTGTTTCGGGAATTAAAACTCAAGCTACAACAAATTTATTTGATTCTAGTTTAGTGGTTGGGAATGTTGTAATGCACGAGCGTTTTGGAAAAGGAGAAGTAATTAGCTTAGAAGGAGTAGGAGCCGATAAAAAAGCAGAAATAAAGTTTGATGTTGGAGGAGTTAAAAAACTTTTATTGAAGTTTGCTAAGCTTGATGTGATTGGGTAA
- a CDS encoding homoserine kinase: MNEIKIFCPATVANLSCGFDIIGLCLEGIGDEMIFRKKEAPGITITQITGADLPYETSKNVSGVAAQALVDHLQLDYGFEIEIHKKIKVGSGIGSSAASAAGAVYGINVLAGNPLTKKELVPFSMIGEAIASGSLHADNVAPALLGGFSLIRGYEPLDLINIESPSELHVVVIHPHIEVKTSEARAVLPKEVPLKSAITQWGNVAGLVAGLYTEDYDLIGRSAVDVIVEPARKNLIPHFEELKQSALENGALNSGISGSGPSIFALCKGNQVAEKVKDKFNELGKEFYTSFDVHCSKVNNTGVVII, from the coding sequence ATGAACGAAATAAAAATATTTTGCCCCGCAACAGTTGCTAATCTTTCTTGTGGTTTCGATATCATCGGACTGTGTTTAGAAGGCATTGGCGACGAAATGATTTTCCGTAAAAAAGAAGCACCAGGAATTACCATTACTCAAATTACCGGCGCTGATTTACCTTATGAAACTTCAAAAAATGTGTCTGGAGTTGCCGCTCAAGCTTTAGTCGATCATTTACAACTCGATTATGGTTTTGAAATTGAAATTCACAAGAAAATAAAAGTCGGAAGTGGTATTGGAAGTAGCGCAGCAAGTGCTGCCGGAGCCGTTTATGGCATTAACGTTTTAGCCGGTAATCCGTTGACTAAAAAAGAATTGGTTCCTTTTAGTATGATTGGTGAAGCCATTGCTAGTGGCTCTTTACATGCCGATAACGTTGCTCCTGCTCTTTTAGGTGGATTTTCCTTAATTAGAGGTTACGAACCTTTAGATTTAATCAATATTGAAAGCCCGAGTGAATTGCATGTTGTGGTTATTCATCCACATATTGAAGTCAAAACTTCAGAAGCCAGAGCCGTTTTACCGAAAGAGGTTCCGTTGAAAAGTGCCATTACGCAATGGGGAAATGTGGCCGGATTAGTAGCAGGTTTGTACACCGAAGATTATGACTTAATTGGTCGTTCAGCAGTTGATGTAATCGTAGAACCGGCTCGTAAAAATTTGATTCCTCATTTTGAAGAATTGAAGCAAAGTGCTTTAGAAAACGGCGCTTTGAACTCTGGAATTTCGGGTTCAGGACCTTCAATTTTTGCTTTATGTAAAGGAAATCAAGTAGCTGAAAAAGTGAAAGATAAATTCAATGAATTAGGAAAAGAATTTTATACTTCTTTTGATGTTCATTGTTCTAAAGTAAACAACACTGGTGTAGTAATTATATAA
- a CDS encoding DUF2752 domain-containing protein: MKFFRKLYFYSSNIVIILAPIILLFLPVDFFDNGESICLSVQLAGIECYACGLTRAIMHIIHFDFSGAWGYNKLSFIVFPMMGVLWIKAIYDIQGKRMPGFIGKLTYPKEA; this comes from the coding sequence ATGAAATTCTTTCGTAAACTTTACTTTTATTCTTCTAATATAGTCATAATATTAGCACCAATAATATTATTATTTTTACCAGTTGATTTTTTTGATAATGGCGAAAGTATTTGCCTCTCAGTTCAATTAGCGGGAATAGAATGTTATGCATGTGGTTTAACTAGAGCAATTATGCATATTATACATTTTGATTTTTCTGGTGCTTGGGGATATAATAAATTATCATTTATAGTATTTCCAATGATGGGAGTTTTATGGATAAAAGCAATTTACGATATACAAGGTAAAAGAATGCCAGGATTTATTGGCAAACTTACATATCCAAAAGAGGCTTAG
- the gcvT gene encoding glycine cleavage system aminomethyltransferase GcvT, producing the protein MKNTALTHVHEQLGAKMVPFAGFNMPVQYEGVNAEHEVVRNGVGVFDVSHMGEFFLKGENALALIQKVTSNDASKLVNGKAQYSCLPNTEGGIVDDLIVYKIEDNNYMLVVNASNIEKDWNWIASHNDLGVDMQNLSDEYSLLAIQGPKAAEAMQSLTSIDLANMGYYTFQIGDFAGKSDVIVSATGYTGSGGFEIYFKNEDAEQIWNKVFEAGAAFGIKPIGLAARDTLRLEMGFCLYGNDINDTTSPLEAGLGWITKFDKEFTNSENLKKQKEAGVSKKLVGFELIDRGIPRHDYEIVDAKGTVIGIVTSGTQSPSLGKAIGLGYVPTTLATEGSEIYIRIRNKDLKAKVVKLPFYKKN; encoded by the coding sequence ATGAAAAATACAGCTTTAACTCATGTTCATGAACAACTAGGAGCAAAAATGGTTCCTTTTGCAGGTTTCAACATGCCAGTACAATACGAAGGAGTAAATGCAGAACACGAAGTTGTTCGTAATGGTGTTGGAGTGTTTGATGTATCGCACATGGGCGAATTTTTCTTAAAAGGAGAAAATGCTTTAGCCTTGATTCAAAAAGTAACTTCTAATGATGCTTCTAAATTAGTTAATGGTAAAGCACAATATTCTTGTTTACCTAATACAGAAGGCGGAATTGTTGATGATTTAATTGTTTATAAAATTGAAGACAATAATTATATGTTAGTAGTTAATGCTTCTAACATTGAAAAAGATTGGAATTGGATTGCTTCACACAATGATTTAGGTGTAGACATGCAAAATTTATCTGACGAGTATTCATTATTAGCAATTCAAGGACCAAAAGCGGCTGAAGCGATGCAATCTTTAACATCTATTGATTTAGCTAATATGGGATATTACACCTTCCAAATTGGAGATTTCGCAGGAAAAAGCGACGTAATTGTTTCAGCTACAGGTTATACTGGTTCTGGTGGATTCGAAATTTATTTCAAAAATGAAGATGCCGAACAAATTTGGAACAAAGTTTTTGAAGCAGGCGCTGCATTTGGAATTAAACCAATTGGTTTAGCGGCTCGTGATACCTTACGTCTAGAAATGGGATTCTGTTTATACGGAAACGATATTAACGATACCACTTCTCCACTTGAAGCAGGATTAGGCTGGATTACTAAGTTTGATAAAGAATTTACAAATTCTGAAAACTTGAAAAAACAAAAAGAAGCTGGAGTTTCTAAGAAATTAGTTGGTTTTGAATTAATTGATAGAGGAATTCCTCGTCACGATTATGAAATTGTTGATGCAAAAGGCACTGTAATTGGAATTGTAACTTCTGGAACACAATCGCCTTCTTTAGGAAAAGCAATTGGTTTAGGTTATGTTCCTACAACTTTAGCTACAGAAGGAAGTGAAATTTATATTAGAATTAGAAATAAAGATTTAAAAGCTAAAGTGGTGAAATTACCTTTTTATAAGAAGAACTAA
- a CDS encoding L-threonylcarbamoyladenylate synthase, which produces MAEFIKIYEDKPSEAAIKKVVDVLRDGGLVIYPTDTVYGLGCDITNSRALEKIAKIKGIKLEKANFSFICYDLSNISDYIKQIDTSTFKILKRALPGPYTFILPGNNDLPKEFRKKKTVGIRVPDNNIAREIVKILGNPIVSTSIHDEDEVLEYSTDPELIFEKWQNKVDLVIDGGYGDNVASTIIDLSSYEPEVIREGKGSLDIL; this is translated from the coding sequence ATGGCAGAATTTATCAAAATTTACGAAGACAAACCTAGCGAAGCAGCCATAAAAAAGGTTGTTGACGTACTTAGAGATGGTGGTTTGGTAATTTATCCTACTGATACTGTTTATGGTTTAGGTTGCGATATTACAAATTCTCGTGCTTTAGAGAAAATAGCAAAAATTAAAGGGATAAAACTCGAAAAGGCAAATTTCTCTTTTATTTGCTACGATTTAAGTAATATTTCCGATTATATAAAGCAGATAGATACTTCAACTTTTAAAATTTTAAAAAGAGCATTACCTGGTCCTTATACTTTTATTTTACCAGGAAATAATGATTTACCTAAAGAGTTTCGTAAAAAGAAAACTGTTGGTATTCGTGTTCCTGATAATAATATTGCTCGTGAAATTGTGAAAATACTTGGAAACCCAATTGTTTCTACTTCAATTCACGATGAAGATGAAGTATTAGAGTATTCTACTGATCCTGAACTAATTTTTGAAAAATGGCAAAACAAAGTCGATTTAGTAATCGATGGTGGTTATGGAGACAATGTAGCTTCTACAATAATAGATTTATCTAGTTATGAGCCTGAAGTAATACGTGAAGGAAAAGGAAGTTTAGATATTTTATAA
- a CDS encoding GIY-YIG nuclease family protein encodes MQQSFVYILKCSDNSYYTGVTSNLSQRIFQHNVGFYPDCYTINRRPIELVYYAEFTDISIAIEFEKKIKKWSRRKKKALINEEYDKLPNLAKKKF; translated from the coding sequence ATGCAACAATCATTTGTTTATATTTTAAAATGCTCAGACAACTCATATTATACCGGAGTGACAAGTAATTTGTCTCAGAGAATTTTTCAACATAACGTTGGCTTTTATCCAGATTGTTATACAATAAATAGAAGACCAATTGAATTAGTTTATTATGCTGAATTTACAGATATATCTATTGCAATTGAATTTGAGAAAAAAATTAAAAAATGGTCGAGACGTAAAAAAAAAGCATTAATAAATGAAGAATACGATAAGTTACCTAATTTAGCAAAAAAGAAATTTTAA
- a CDS encoding YebC/PmpR family DNA-binding transcriptional regulator: protein MGRAFEFRKARKMKRWSAMAKTFTRIGKDIVMAVKEGGPNPETNSRLRAVIQNAKAANMPKDNVERAIKKASDKDTANFKEVLFEGYAPHGIAILIETATDNNNRTVANIRSYFNKCNGTMGTQGSVEFMFDHTCNFRIPAEGLDVEELELEMIDFGVEEIFADEDGIVMYAPFESFGTIQKELENRGMEILSSGFDRIPQVTKELTPEQVADVEKLLEKIEEDDDVMNVFHNMQES, encoded by the coding sequence ATGGGAAGAGCGTTTGAGTTTAGAAAAGCACGTAAAATGAAACGTTGGTCAGCAATGGCTAAAACGTTTACAAGAATTGGTAAAGATATCGTAATGGCAGTTAAAGAAGGAGGTCCAAATCCTGAAACTAACTCGCGATTAAGAGCGGTGATTCAAAATGCGAAAGCAGCTAACATGCCAAAAGACAATGTAGAAAGAGCTATTAAAAAAGCTTCAGATAAAGATACTGCTAACTTTAAAGAAGTTTTATTTGAAGGATATGCTCCTCACGGAATTGCAATTTTAATAGAAACAGCTACTGATAATAATAATAGAACTGTTGCAAACATTAGAAGTTACTTTAACAAATGTAATGGTACAATGGGGACTCAAGGTTCTGTAGAATTTATGTTTGACCATACTTGTAATTTTAGAATTCCTGCAGAAGGTTTAGATGTTGAAGAATTAGAATTAGAAATGATTGATTTTGGAGTAGAAGAAATTTTTGCCGATGAAGACGGAATCGTAATGTATGCCCCTTTTGAGAGTTTTGGAACTATTCAAAAAGAGTTAGAAAACCGTGGAATGGAAATTTTGTCTTCTGGTTTTGATAGAATTCCTCAAGTAACAAAAGAGCTAACTCCAGAGCAAGTAGCTGATGTTGAAAAATTATTAGAAAAAATTGAAGAAGATGACGACGTTATGAACGTTTTTCATAACATGCAAGAATCATAA
- a CDS encoding TM2 domain-containing protein — MKLKLFLAALFFAFGAITSISYASFPVQTQTETVNQLDDELSSPAAGSGKSQVTALILVALIGGLGIHRFYLGYTWQGIVQLLTLGGCGVWALIDLIRIITGDLQPKNGSYSKTL, encoded by the coding sequence ATGAAACTAAAATTATTTCTAGCGGCATTATTTTTTGCCTTCGGAGCAATTACTTCAATTAGTTATGCTTCATTCCCTGTTCAAACACAAACTGAAACTGTTAATCAATTAGACGATGAATTAAGTTCTCCTGCTGCTGGAAGCGGAAAAAGTCAAGTTACTGCTCTTATTTTAGTAGCTTTAATTGGTGGTTTAGGAATTCACCGTTTTTATTTAGGATATACTTGGCAAGGAATTGTTCAATTATTGACATTAGGTGGTTGTGGTGTTTGGGCTTTAATTGATTTAATTAGAATCATTACAGGTGACTTACAACCTAAAAACGGAAGTTATTCTAAAACTCTGTAA